The Desulfovibrio sp. G11 region GGGCAACGCCCGCCGCCAGAGCCCGCACCCGGCCGATATAGCCGGTGCGTTCCGTAATGGATATGGCCCCGCGCGCGTCCAGCAGGTTGAAGGTATGCGAACACTTCAGGCAATAGTCATAGGCGGGCCAGGGCAAGCCCAGTTCGAGCATAGCCTTGCACTGGCCTTCAAAATCATTGAAATGGCGCAGCAGCATCTGGGCATCGCTGGCCTCGAAATTATGGCGCGACTGCTCCACCTCGTTCTGGTGGTAGATATTGCCGTAGGTCACGTCTTTGTTCCAGGCCAGATCGTATACGGATTCCACACCCTGAAGATACATGGCCAGGCGCTCAAGACCGTAGGTCAGCTCCACGCTCACAGGCGCAAGGTCGATACCACCCACCTGCTGGAAATAGGTGAACTGGCTCACCTCCATACCGTTGAGCCACACTTCCCAGCCGAGGCCCCAGGCCCCCAGGGTCGGCG contains the following coding sequences:
- the glyQ gene encoding glycine--tRNA ligase subunit alpha translates to MYFQDVILTLQNYWARQGCVIEQPSGVECGAGTFNPHTFLRVIGPEPWNVAYVEPSRRPTDGRYGENPNRLQRYFQFQVIMKPSPDNVQDLYLQSLNALGINPAQHDIRFVEDDWESPTLGAWGLGWEVWLNGMEVSQFTYFQQVGGIDLAPVSVELTYGLERLAMYLQGVESVYDLAWNKDVTYGNIYHQNEVEQSRHNFEASDAQMLLRHFNDFEGQCKAMLELGLPWPAYDYCLKCSHTFNLLDARGAISITERTGYIGRVRALAAGVARLYAAQREELGYPMLKKDAR